In Treponema denticola, one genomic interval encodes:
- a CDS encoding LPS-assembly protein LptD, translating into MKKALQGLIFFVFLFSVNVLQADENPEKTIKVTIDSAELTEYVKVPSAPITEQIDKASKPESDKSKSDSDEGKDEDSLKEDDTKSEKEKKDELIIFTGLVSISVSDGNSTSSISADKIIHNKTRETLTAIGNVVYTRKIGSSDGESFKGDYLIFNIKKLEGVFVDGIIEQAPAKKSQDPFRIHTGLAGRNESGAIAFKDAMLTTSKEEYPLWSIRASRLWILPGNEMAFFNGFLSVGVVPIMYFPFFYYPADEMLFHPVFGFKNREGAFVQTTTYILGRKPAPKSDEATSFSNFMQSDTEKKQKLEGLFFKKLDEPASDTGGSYLKLIADAYSGLGYLAGIDGKIIPKKGYVKQIDFNAMLGFSYNLYPADGSIYTQYGDNGRIYNKANLFGKMVPFRYGFNFNMSMTKSPFNVSISFPFISDPFFKKDFMGRSEDMNWFKYFLNKDKMAAEDNTSSENFYSWKIDSSINPSFSLLQPWVNYMALEAFSGKVNFEAKKNEDLIGKDSLYSPDRLFYYPKNILPELKAGIGGTIFSTRISSRKKDKPQKKDLAGINNPFEEDTKPIEEKESSQLFSQELFPLFKIDPVKTYDVSNIIDYDLTYKLNGSFFEDVTFNHEEWKKPFDIDWKAFYSNFYKLSGQAKFDSNFSYNRGFLNLSNSFELNGNYQSHPWYKDKTEHDKVQLNNYKLNIYTVKNTNSLKLNPFIFNDLFKPTFFEWSMSEILFQNKFKGTLIKPEWENVIAKWDKDYIITHAASAGFGINLKGYTQLFSSSVNLSPLLQSYSFLGSFAFPYGKLSISTRLLEKEKQLKKWAWDPFKADLSFSLPYDISLSQSYSYSIEDKKSDKYAVSFYWKYISLVYAMSYDTPYKLIAGVGWQPESTKKFMARSLDLNISNSSKPFVFYAWKNRVKIEFSFNSSLNLNLIRATDSSFSFSPKLTFKIHEFLDISFSSNSRNDVIARYFQDSLNLPIVIPGEKNVFTDLAYSFYFWDEAARKQSGFKLKSLNFDLTHYLKDWLMKFSYSVKPVLRTAASRKYYELVPTITFTVQWNPIGDIKVQAKKEDKVFSVDSGEVK; encoded by the coding sequence ATGAAAAAAGCTTTGCAGGGGTTAATCTTTTTTGTATTTCTCTTTTCGGTAAATGTTTTACAGGCTGATGAAAATCCTGAAAAAACAATAAAGGTTACGATCGACTCCGCAGAGCTTACAGAATATGTAAAGGTTCCGTCGGCTCCTATAACCGAACAGATTGATAAGGCTTCTAAACCTGAAAGCGATAAATCCAAATCTGACTCTGATGAAGGTAAGGACGAAGACTCTTTAAAAGAAGATGATACGAAATCTGAAAAGGAAAAAAAAGATGAGCTTATTATTTTTACCGGCCTTGTTTCAATTTCAGTTTCAGACGGAAATTCCACATCTTCAATTTCTGCCGACAAAATAATCCATAATAAAACACGGGAAACATTGACTGCGATAGGTAATGTTGTGTATACCCGTAAAATCGGATCATCAGATGGGGAAAGTTTTAAAGGTGATTATCTAATCTTTAATATAAAAAAACTTGAAGGCGTCTTTGTTGATGGAATTATCGAACAAGCTCCGGCAAAAAAAAGCCAAGACCCTTTTAGAATTCACACAGGACTTGCAGGAAGAAATGAAAGCGGTGCGATAGCCTTTAAGGATGCCATGCTTACTACAAGTAAGGAAGAATACCCGCTCTGGTCGATTAGGGCAAGCCGCCTTTGGATTTTACCCGGAAACGAAATGGCTTTTTTTAACGGTTTTTTGTCGGTCGGAGTTGTACCTATCATGTACTTTCCCTTTTTTTATTATCCGGCTGATGAGATGCTTTTTCACCCTGTCTTCGGGTTTAAAAATAGGGAAGGTGCTTTTGTACAAACTACTACCTATATTCTGGGGCGTAAGCCTGCTCCTAAAAGCGATGAGGCGACTTCGTTTTCTAATTTTATGCAAAGCGATACTGAAAAAAAACAAAAACTTGAAGGCTTGTTTTTTAAAAAGCTAGATGAACCGGCTTCCGACACCGGAGGTTCGTATTTAAAATTGATAGCGGATGCTTATTCTGGGCTTGGATATTTAGCAGGTATCGACGGAAAAATTATTCCTAAAAAAGGATATGTAAAACAAATTGATTTTAATGCGATGCTGGGCTTTTCTTATAATCTTTATCCGGCAGATGGCAGCATTTATACTCAATATGGCGACAACGGCAGAATTTATAATAAGGCAAATCTTTTTGGAAAAATGGTTCCTTTTAGGTATGGTTTCAATTTTAATATGAGTATGACAAAAAGTCCATTTAATGTTTCCATTTCTTTTCCTTTTATCTCAGATCCTTTTTTTAAAAAAGATTTTATGGGAAGAAGTGAAGACATGAATTGGTTTAAATACTTTTTAAATAAAGATAAAATGGCTGCTGAAGATAATACTTCAAGTGAAAATTTTTACTCATGGAAGATAGACAGCTCAATAAACCCTAGTTTTTCATTGTTGCAGCCTTGGGTAAACTATATGGCTCTTGAAGCTTTTTCAGGTAAAGTTAATTTTGAAGCAAAAAAAAATGAAGACCTTATAGGTAAAGACTCTTTATATTCTCCGGATAGATTGTTTTACTACCCTAAAAATATACTTCCAGAATTAAAAGCCGGTATTGGGGGAACAATTTTTTCTACAAGAATTTCATCTCGAAAAAAAGATAAGCCTCAAAAAAAAGATTTAGCCGGTATAAACAATCCATTTGAAGAAGATACCAAGCCCATTGAAGAAAAAGAGTCTTCGCAGTTATTCTCGCAAGAGCTTTTTCCCCTATTTAAAATAGATCCTGTAAAAACTTATGATGTTTCAAATATTATAGATTATGATTTAACATATAAATTAAACGGCTCTTTTTTTGAGGATGTAACTTTTAATCATGAAGAATGGAAAAAACCTTTTGATATTGACTGGAAGGCTTTTTATTCTAACTTTTATAAATTAAGCGGACAGGCAAAATTTGACAGCAATTTTTCTTATAATAGAGGTTTTTTAAATTTATCTAATTCTTTTGAATTAAACGGTAATTATCAAAGTCACCCATGGTATAAAGATAAAACCGAGCATGATAAGGTTCAGCTGAATAACTATAAATTAAATATTTATACCGTAAAAAATACCAATAGCCTAAAATTGAATCCTTTTATTTTCAATGATTTATTTAAGCCTACTTTTTTTGAGTGGTCAATGTCAGAGATTCTTTTTCAAAATAAATTTAAGGGAACTCTTATAAAACCAGAATGGGAAAACGTAATTGCTAAATGGGATAAGGATTATATTATAACTCATGCGGCTTCTGCAGGATTTGGTATAAATTTAAAAGGCTATACCCAATTATTTAGCTCCTCCGTAAATTTAAGTCCGCTTTTGCAGTCTTATTCGTTCTTGGGAAGTTTTGCATTTCCTTACGGAAAACTTAGTATATCTACAAGACTTTTGGAAAAAGAGAAACAGCTTAAAAAATGGGCTTGGGATCCTTTTAAGGCTGATCTCAGTTTTTCTCTTCCATATGATATTTCGTTAAGCCAATCTTATTCTTACAGTATCGAAGATAAAAAAAGCGATAAGTATGCTGTTTCTTTTTATTGGAAATATATATCGCTGGTTTATGCAATGAGTTACGATACACCCTATAAACTTATTGCCGGTGTAGGATGGCAGCCGGAGAGTACCAAAAAATTTATGGCCCGTTCTTTGGATCTAAATATTTCAAATTCCTCAAAACCTTTTGTATTTTATGCTTGGAAAAACAGGGTAAAAATAGAGTTTTCGTTTAATTCCTCTCTTAATCTTAACTTAATAAGAGCAACCGATTCGTCGTTTTCTTTTTCGCCTAAACTCACTTTTAAGATACATGAATTTTTGGATATAAGTTTTAGCTCAAATAGCCGGAATGATGTTATTGCCCGCTACTTTCAAGATTCTCTCAATCTGCCTATTGTAATTCCGGGAGAAAAAAATGTGTTTACAGATTTGGCTTATTCATTTTATTTTTGGGATGAGGCAGCAAGAAAACAGTCGGGCTTTAAATTAAAATCTCTCAATTTTGATTTAACCCATTACTTAAAAGATTGGTTAATGAAATTTTCTTATTCGGTAAAGCCTGTGCTCCGTACGGCTGCGTCAAGAAAATATTATGAACTTGTTCCTACAATAACATTTACGGTTCAATGGAACCCGATAGGAGATATCAAGGTCCAAGCAAAAAAAGAAGATAAGGTTTTTTCTGTAGATAGCGGTGAAGTAAAATAG
- a CDS encoding helix-hairpin-helix domain-containing protein has translation MVYTHFIMEFTNEFIEGLSVNEVDIMKRIAEELNINVAQVSAVISLVNEGCTIPFISRYRKEMHGSLDEVQVRDSDRLFKSYTNLETRRLEIVRGIFAAGKLTDSLYENIMKAGTLTELEDIWLPFKKKKKTRGMLAVERGLQALADLMKELEAAPLEEKAKEFIVTDAETEELNVPTAEDALQGAADIIAEEISQDTENRKAVHDYFIKTGKFEVKGLGDEEAAKTSVYQMYWDYSENLNEIKPHRVLAINRGEREGVLEVKIDVSIEDAISLLQNKYTLNNDYHKEAIADGLVRLLAPAVLREIRSDLADTADEHGINIFSENLKHLLMTQPIKGTRVLGVDPGIRTGTKCAALDETGKYLGSFVIYQHKTDEAKYLVLEAVKKYNVQLIAVGNGTGSHEVQEIVSAVIKESCPDVLFTVVDEDGASVYSAGDVAREEFPDLDLTIRGAISIGRRLQDPLAELVKIDPKSIGVGLYQHDLNQKKLSEELDAVVGSVVNNVGVNLNTASASLLKYVSGVSSSLAKKIVARREAEGIFTDREQLKNVSGMGPKSFEQCAGFLKIPESSNPLDNSWVHPENYETGKIIYDVIHKNEEVSGELRSEIKTKYNIGDQTINDIIEELKKPNRDPREDCPKPIMQQGVLQFEDLKVGMTVKGKIKNVVDFGAFVDLGIKETALLHISEMSDSFISDPLEAVKVGDIVECKIISLDEDRRRISLSRKTGEGAARLTAKQKSEVKKLVVKTKDGKTLTVKTAAGSPAVQGGKALSERGERSPAARGERSPAHRGDRKVGEPRSRKDDDGTKYNPFAILLQGKK, from the coding sequence ATGGTATATACTCATTTTATTATGGAATTTACAAATGAATTTATCGAAGGCCTCAGTGTAAACGAGGTAGATATTATGAAGAGAATTGCAGAAGAGCTGAATATAAATGTTGCTCAAGTTTCTGCAGTTATAAGTTTGGTCAATGAGGGATGCACCATCCCCTTTATTTCCCGTTATCGAAAAGAAATGCACGGTTCTCTTGATGAAGTTCAAGTCAGGGATTCAGACCGCCTATTTAAATCTTATACAAATTTGGAAACCCGCCGCCTCGAAATAGTACGGGGTATTTTTGCTGCCGGAAAGTTGACCGACTCTCTTTATGAAAATATAATGAAGGCCGGAACTCTTACCGAGCTTGAAGATATTTGGCTTCCCTTTAAAAAGAAAAAGAAAACCCGCGGTATGCTTGCCGTTGAAAGAGGCTTGCAGGCTTTAGCCGATTTGATGAAAGAGCTTGAAGCCGCTCCCCTTGAAGAAAAGGCTAAAGAATTTATTGTAACCGATGCCGAAACGGAAGAGCTAAATGTTCCCACGGCCGAAGACGCCCTCCAAGGTGCTGCCGACATAATTGCCGAAGAAATTTCTCAAGATACCGAAAACCGCAAAGCCGTTCATGATTATTTTATAAAAACCGGAAAGTTTGAAGTTAAGGGACTCGGTGATGAAGAGGCTGCAAAGACTTCCGTTTATCAGATGTACTGGGATTATTCCGAAAACTTAAACGAAATAAAACCCCACCGCGTGCTTGCGATTAACCGCGGAGAAAGGGAAGGGGTTTTGGAAGTAAAAATAGATGTAAGCATCGAAGATGCAATTTCTCTTTTACAAAATAAGTACACCCTAAATAACGATTACCATAAAGAAGCAATAGCCGACGGGCTTGTGCGCTTGCTCGCTCCTGCCGTTTTGAGAGAAATCCGAAGCGACCTTGCCGACACGGCTGACGAGCACGGTATAAATATTTTCAGCGAAAACTTAAAGCATCTTTTGATGACCCAACCCATCAAGGGTACAAGGGTTTTAGGAGTTGACCCCGGTATAAGAACGGGAACTAAATGTGCCGCTCTCGATGAAACAGGAAAATATCTGGGCTCCTTTGTGATTTATCAGCATAAGACTGATGAGGCTAAGTATTTGGTACTGGAAGCCGTTAAAAAATACAATGTTCAGCTCATCGCTGTAGGTAACGGCACGGGCTCCCACGAGGTGCAGGAAATAGTTTCCGCCGTTATCAAAGAATCTTGTCCCGATGTATTGTTTACGGTAGTCGATGAAGACGGAGCTTCAGTTTATTCTGCAGGCGATGTCGCCCGTGAAGAATTTCCCGATTTGGATTTAACGATAAGAGGGGCTATTTCTATCGGAAGAAGGTTGCAGGACCCTCTTGCAGAGCTTGTAAAGATTGATCCTAAGTCCATAGGCGTCGGCTTATACCAGCATGACCTAAACCAAAAAAAATTAAGCGAAGAGCTTGATGCTGTTGTAGGCTCCGTAGTAAATAATGTAGGCGTAAACTTAAACACTGCAAGTGCCTCTTTGTTAAAATATGTTTCGGGTGTAAGCTCATCTCTTGCAAAAAAAATTGTTGCCCGCCGTGAAGCCGAAGGGATTTTTACCGACAGGGAACAATTAAAAAATGTGAGCGGAATGGGGCCTAAATCCTTTGAGCAGTGTGCAGGCTTTTTAAAAATCCCCGAAAGCTCGAACCCCTTGGACAATTCTTGGGTTCATCCCGAAAACTACGAAACCGGAAAAATCATCTATGATGTAATTCATAAAAATGAAGAGGTTTCGGGTGAGCTTCGAAGTGAAATAAAAACCAAGTACAATATCGGAGACCAGACTATAAACGATATTATCGAAGAATTAAAAAAGCCTAACCGTGATCCGCGTGAAGATTGCCCTAAGCCCATAATGCAGCAAGGTGTTCTTCAATTTGAAGACTTAAAAGTCGGGATGACGGTAAAGGGAAAAATTAAAAATGTAGTCGATTTCGGTGCCTTTGTCGATTTGGGAATTAAGGAAACGGCTCTTTTACATATCTCGGAGATGAGCGATTCTTTTATTTCGGATCCGCTTGAGGCCGTAAAGGTCGGCGACATTGTAGAGTGTAAAATCATTTCACTTGACGAAGACCGCCGACGAATTTCTTTAAGCCGAAAAACGGGAGAAGGTGCAGCTCGCCTTACCGCAAAGCAAAAGTCTGAGGTTAAAAAACTTGTAGTCAAAACCAAGGACGGCAAAACGCTTACGGTTAAAACCGCTGCCGGATCTCCGGCTGTACAGGGCGGCAAGGCTCTTTCCGAAAGAGGAGAAAGAAGTCCCGCTGCAAGGGGGGAAAGGTCTCCTGCACATCGAGGCGATAGAAAGGTAGGTGAACCCCGTTCCCGCAAAGATGATGACGGTACAAAGTACAATCCCTTTGCAATTTTACTCCAAGGAAAAAAATAA
- a CDS encoding Rpn family recombination-promoting nuclease/putative transposase, which translates to MGTSNRKYKDSVFVDLFSEDEKAKENFLSLYNALHNTKLTDMDQLKNIRLDQVLYMSFYNDVSYLVDNKIIVLAEHQSTINPNMPLRCLEYVSRLYETIFESKEKYNRKLLHIPRPEFYVFYNGEETFPCDKTLKLSDAFIEKTEDTSLELIVKVININHQNRHPLLENCQTMQEYSIFVETVRKWKEIEPQTGFQKAIEECITNNILRDYLKRKTKEVLNMLLAEYDYETDIAVQRAEEREIAFAEGIEQGIEQGIEQGIEQGIKRGFSDGVIKTALAFKKMGIPIAKIAEGTGLTQAEIEKL; encoded by the coding sequence ATGGGTACTTCAAACAGAAAATATAAAGACTCTGTCTTCGTTGATCTTTTCAGTGAAGATGAAAAAGCTAAAGAGAATTTTTTATCGCTATATAATGCTTTGCATAATACCAAGCTTACAGATATGGATCAGTTAAAAAACATCCGACTTGATCAGGTTTTGTATATGTCATTTTATAATGATGTGTCTTATCTCGTTGACAATAAAATCATAGTGCTTGCAGAACATCAATCAACCATAAATCCCAACATGCCCTTACGCTGTCTTGAATATGTCAGCCGCCTGTATGAGACTATCTTTGAATCAAAGGAAAAATATAATCGTAAACTTCTACACATTCCAAGACCTGAGTTTTATGTTTTCTATAATGGAGAAGAGACCTTTCCCTGTGATAAAACATTAAAACTATCGGATGCTTTTATAGAAAAGACAGAAGATACTTCTCTTGAATTGATAGTTAAGGTAATAAACATTAATCATCAAAACCGCCATCCTTTATTAGAAAACTGTCAGACAATGCAAGAATACAGTATATTTGTAGAAACGGTAAGAAAATGGAAAGAGATAGAGCCTCAAACCGGCTTTCAAAAAGCGATTGAAGAATGTATAACAAACAATATTTTGCGAGACTACCTAAAACGCAAAACTAAGGAGGTATTAAATATGTTACTAGCCGAATATGATTATGAAACCGATATAGCCGTACAACGAGCAGAAGAACGGGAAATAGCCTTTGCCGAAGGCATTGAACAAGGTATTGAACAGGGTATTGAACAAGGTATTGAACAGGGTATTAAGCGAGGCTTTTCCGATGGAGTAATAAAAACAGCTTTAGCTTTTAAGAAAATGGGTATACCGATAGCAAAAATTGCTGAGGGTACAGGGCTTACTCAAGCGGAAATAGAAAAATTATAA
- a CDS encoding deoxycytidylate deaminase yields the protein MVDANNSEEKYKRPSWDEYFMDVCRAIAKRATCDRGRSGCVIARDHQILVTGYVGAPTGLPHCDDVGHQFKKLQHEDGSITQHCVRTVHAEQNAICQAAKRGISIDGATLYCKMTPCRTCAMLIINCGIVRVVAEKRYHDSADTIEMFKKAGIILEHISDSLEEYKGQ from the coding sequence ATGGTAGACGCGAATAACAGTGAAGAAAAATATAAGCGCCCCTCATGGGACGAATATTTTATGGATGTTTGCCGGGCTATTGCAAAGAGGGCAACCTGCGACCGCGGAAGATCAGGCTGTGTTATTGCACGCGATCACCAGATTCTTGTTACCGGCTATGTAGGAGCTCCTACCGGCCTTCCTCACTGCGATGATGTAGGACACCAATTTAAAAAACTTCAACATGAGGATGGCTCAATTACCCAGCACTGCGTGCGAACCGTCCATGCGGAACAAAACGCCATCTGTCAGGCAGCAAAGCGGGGCATAAGTATTGACGGAGCAACTCTTTACTGCAAGATGACTCCCTGCCGAACCTGCGCTATGCTCATCATAAACTGCGGGATTGTAAGAGTTGTAGCAGAAAAACGCTATCATGATTCGGCCGACACAATCGAAATGTTTAAAAAAGCCGGTATAATCCTAGAGCATATTTCCGACTCTTTAGAAGAATACAAGGGACAGTAA
- a CDS encoding glycine C-acetyltransferase, which produces MSNIHDMEFLQKKVQELKEQGLYKELVTLEGPSDAECIINGKKVINLSSNNYLGFANHPRLKKAAIEAIEKYGAGAGAVRPIIGNMKIHDDLEKLLAEFKREEAVLAFQSGFNCNAGVIQALTDKGDLIISDQLNHASIIDGTRLSKADKAVFQHSDMADLERVLKGKRNNYNNVLIISDGVFSMDGDIAKLPEIVALAEKYNCLTYVDDAHSSGVLGESGRGTVDHFKLHGRVDVAMGTLSKAIGVVGGYVAGKKVTIDWLKNRGRPFLFSTGLPPAAVGAAIEAVKMLMESTEYTDKLWANAKHFKEGLGKLGYNIGHSETPITPIIIGDEAKTLEFSKKLFENGLFSGPIVFPTVPKGTGRVRCMVTAGHTTEQLDRAVKICEKVGKEMGII; this is translated from the coding sequence ATGTCGAATATCCATGATATGGAGTTTTTACAAAAAAAAGTTCAAGAATTAAAAGAGCAGGGCTTATATAAAGAGCTTGTTACGCTTGAAGGGCCGAGCGATGCCGAATGTATTATTAACGGAAAAAAGGTTATTAACCTTTCATCCAACAACTATTTAGGCTTTGCAAATCATCCGAGGCTTAAAAAGGCGGCTATTGAGGCTATCGAAAAATACGGAGCCGGAGCCGGAGCCGTACGCCCCATCATCGGTAATATGAAGATACATGATGACTTGGAAAAACTTTTAGCCGAATTTAAAAGAGAGGAGGCCGTTTTAGCTTTCCAGTCAGGTTTTAACTGTAATGCGGGCGTTATTCAGGCTCTTACGGATAAGGGTGACCTAATCATTTCGGATCAGCTGAACCATGCTTCAATCATCGACGGTACCCGCCTTTCAAAGGCCGATAAGGCAGTCTTCCAGCACTCCGATATGGCCGACCTTGAAAGAGTTTTAAAAGGAAAAAGAAATAACTACAACAACGTTTTAATTATAAGCGACGGCGTTTTCTCAATGGATGGAGATATTGCTAAGCTCCCCGAAATCGTTGCCCTTGCAGAAAAATATAATTGTCTTACATATGTTGACGATGCTCACTCAAGCGGTGTTTTAGGAGAAAGCGGACGCGGAACAGTAGACCACTTTAAGCTTCACGGCCGAGTTGATGTTGCAATGGGAACCCTTTCAAAGGCTATCGGTGTTGTAGGCGGTTATGTTGCAGGAAAAAAAGTAACTATCGACTGGCTTAAAAACAGGGGCCGCCCCTTCTTGTTCTCAACAGGTCTTCCTCCCGCAGCCGTAGGAGCCGCTATTGAAGCCGTTAAGATGCTCATGGAATCAACGGAATATACGGACAAGCTTTGGGCAAACGCAAAGCACTTTAAAGAGGGCTTAGGAAAGCTCGGCTACAATATCGGTCACAGCGAAACGCCGATTACTCCGATTATTATCGGAGATGAAGCCAAGACCTTAGAATTCTCGAAAAAGCTTTTTGAAAACGGCTTATTCTCAGGCCCCATCGTATTCCCCACAGTTCCCAAGGGAACAGGCCGAGTCCGATGTATGGTTACCGCAGGCCACACTACAGAGCAGCTTGACAGAGCTGTAAAAATCTGTGAAAAAGTCGGCAAAGAAATGGGAATCATTTAG
- a CDS encoding RluA family pseudouridine synthase codes for MHNEVRILFEDNFFAVVLKNCGDNSQVFFKKTFSEKKYAEAVNRLDKPVSGLVLIAFSPAMHTKLNNLFKEKKVEKEYWAICKKIEELNSAADPGINRTAPVLYKKEFCENYLEFNTKIQKGFVTESKQRGKKASLYWQLSGIGDNYNFLRIFPETGRTHQIRIQLSHLGIPIKGDIKYGFERTEKSGGIRLHAHSLKFEHPETKKQIEISALPPSPDPLWTACIEACLKAKNLS; via the coding sequence ATGCACAATGAAGTAAGAATTTTATTTGAGGACAATTTTTTTGCGGTAGTTTTAAAAAACTGCGGGGACAATTCTCAAGTCTTTTTTAAAAAGACCTTTAGCGAAAAAAAATATGCCGAGGCAGTCAACCGATTGGATAAGCCTGTAAGCGGTTTAGTTCTCATAGCTTTTTCTCCTGCAATGCACACAAAGCTAAATAATCTTTTTAAAGAAAAAAAGGTAGAAAAAGAATATTGGGCAATCTGTAAAAAAATAGAAGAATTAAACTCGGCGGCCGATCCAGGAATAAACCGCACCGCTCCAGTTCTTTATAAAAAAGAATTCTGTGAAAATTATCTTGAATTCAATACAAAAATACAAAAGGGCTTTGTAACGGAATCAAAACAAAGAGGAAAAAAAGCATCTCTTTATTGGCAGCTTTCAGGGATTGGCGATAACTATAATTTTTTACGCATTTTCCCCGAAACAGGCCGCACCCATCAAATCCGTATTCAGCTTTCTCATTTGGGGATACCTATAAAGGGAGACATCAAATACGGTTTTGAGCGTACCGAAAAATCCGGCGGGATCAGGCTCCACGCCCATTCCCTAAAATTCGAACATCCTGAAACAAAAAAGCAAATAGAAATTTCAGCCCTTCCCCCGTCTCCCGATCCGCTATGGACAGCCTGCATCGAAGCCTGCTTGAAGGCTAAAAACCTTTCTTAA